A section of the Gasterosteus aculeatus chromosome 10, fGasAcu3.hap1.1, whole genome shotgun sequence genome encodes:
- the utp23 gene encoding rRNA-processing protein UTP23 homolog, whose product MGLKRQKLAKKIINFYKYNFSFREPFQILVDGTFCQLALKNKIQIKEQMPKYLMGEVKLCTTSCALKELEILGGDLYGAKIILQKFQLRSCPHFKKPVPASQCLLSMLGESNPHNYFVATQDRSLTEGLKRIPGVPLLYIISNTIVLDKVCQTSLDHVRAVQLGELVSPAQQQSITSLKKEQGIVQKDGERRGRKRKRKQSNPNPLSCLKKKKKSGPTPPKKTEEGKKRKRVRNKKPSTAGGDMPAPAVTNA is encoded by the exons ATGGGGCTCAAGCGACAGAAACTAGCCAAGAAAATCATAAACTTCTACAAATACAACTTCAGCTTCAGGGAACCCTTTCAGATCCTCGTCGATGGGACTTTTTGTCAGCTGGCTTTGAAGAACAAGATTCAGATCAAAGAGCAAATGCCCAAATACCTGATGGGAGAGGTGAAGTTGTGCACTACAAG CTGTGCGCTGAAAGAATTGGAGATTCTGGGAGGCGATCTGTATGGAGCCAAAATCATCCTGCAGAAGTTTCAGCTGAGGAGTTGTCCGCATTTCAAGAAGCCCGTTCCAGCCTCCCAGTGTCTGCTGTCCATGCTGGGGGAGAGCAACCCTCACAACTACTTTGTTGCCACACAG GACCGCTCATTAACCGAAGGCCTGAAGAGGATCCCTGGCGTTCCCCTGCTCTACATTATCTCTAACACCATCGTGCTGGACAAGGTCTGCCAGACGTCCCTCGACCACGTCCGGGCCGTCCAGCTGGGAGAGCTGGTCAGCCCGGCCCAGCAGCAGAGCATCACCAGCCTGAAGAAGGAGCAGGGCATCGTCCAGAAGGACGGAGAGCggcgggggaggaagaggaagaggaaacagagCAATCCGAACCCCCTGAGCtgcctgaagaagaaaaagaaaagcgggCCGACGCCGCCGAAGAAGACtgaggaggggaagaagaggaaaagagttAGAAACAAGAAACCAAGCACGGCAGGAGGAGACATGCCTGCTCCTGCAGTTACAAATGCGTAG